The nucleotide window ATGAACTCAGCTGCCGATGTTTGGGGCAAAATTCTAAAAATACTGGGTAACGAGCTCACATCTACGGCGATCACGACCTGGTTTGACGATTGTACGGCTGTTGAAATCGTCGATAACCGTCTTGTTATTCATACGCCTTCCAATTTCAAAAAAGATGTGATTGAAGGGCGTTTTTTAGGATCTGTCAAAAACGCATTGAATGAGCTGTTTTCAGGTGATTTTGATGTTCTCGTGCTGGGGGAAGGTGAGCTTGACGCCTTCAAGCAAAAAGAACCGTCCTTTGATCCTTCTGAAGAGGAATTTACGTTTGAGCGCTTTGTTGTCGGCAATTCCAACAAGTTTGCCCATGCCGCTGCGAAAGCTGTCGCCGAGGGACAGATAAAAAACTTCAATCCTCTCTTTATCTATGGCGATTCCGGGCTCGGCAAAACGCATCTGCTGCACGCCATCCGTCACGCCGTCGCCAAAAAGCACCCGGAATATCATATCGTCTATGTTAAGGGTGATGATTTCACGAACGAACTGATATTAGCGCTGCAGGTTGGCAAAAACGTGGAATTTCGCGAAAAGTATCGCGGTGCTGATTTGTTCTTAATGGATGATATTCAGTTTATAGCTGGAAAAATTCAGACACAGGAAGAATTTTTTCACACCTTCAACACCCTGTATGAAGCAAATCGTCAAATCGTTTTCACGTCTGACCGGCCACCTAATGAGATGACACGCTTGGAAGACCGCCTTAAAACCCGCTTCGAATCCGGCCTCTTGGCGGATATACAGCCGCCCGATTATGAAACACGTATGGCGATCATCAAAAATAAAGCTGAGCAGCTCGGCATGTTCCTGCCAGACGATGTATCCGATTACATTGCCGAAAACATGACATCAAATGTCCGGCAGATCGAAGGCGCCGTTAAAAAAGTGATGGCTTACCGTGATCTGATGAACGACAGCATCACCGTCTCTTCCGTTGCTAAAGCCATCAAAGATATGTTTAAGGAAAAAACGGAATATATGCCCACGGCAGATCTCATAATTGATGAAACAGCCAAATTCTATTCCCTCACATCGGATGATTTGAAGGGGCAGCGACGGACAAAAAATACGGCGCAAGCCAGACAGGTATCAA belongs to Oscillospiraceae bacterium CM and includes:
- the dnaA gene encoding chromosomal replication initiator protein DnaA, with protein sequence MNSAADVWGKILKILGNELTSTAITTWFDDCTAVEIVDNRLVIHTPSNFKKDVIEGRFLGSVKNALNELFSGDFDVLVLGEGELDAFKQKEPSFDPSEEEFTFERFVVGNSNKFAHAAAKAVAEGQIKNFNPLFIYGDSGLGKTHLLHAIRHAVAKKHPEYHIVYVKGDDFTNELILALQVGKNVEFREKYRGADLFLMDDIQFIAGKIQTQEEFFHTFNTLYEANRQIVFTSDRPPNEMTRLEDRLKTRFESGLLADIQPPDYETRMAIIKNKAEQLGMFLPDDVSDYIAENMTSNVRQIEGAVKKVMAYRDLMNDSITVSSVAKAIKDMFKEKTEYMPTADLIIDETAKFYSLTSDDLKGQRRTKNTAQARQVSMYLIRKLTNLSLKDIGDLYEGRDHTTVLSSIRRIEDTMKASSPFSQMIRDITANINARN